In a single window of the Helicobacter felis ATCC 49179 genome:
- a CDS encoding PIN domain-containing protein, translated as MKIGLDIASLATTIKKQVEKIILIANDSGFVSTIKFAEQDRVIVQLDPLIRDVSEDLSLHIDLLRFCINLRLRAIEKPLRLRCLRAGSRLSCLGVNKISKF; from the coding sequence ATGAAAATTGGTTTAGATATCGCTTCTTTGGCTACTACTATTAAAAAGCAGGTCGAAAAGATTATTTTAATTGCCAATGATAGCGGCTTTGTCTCTACTATTAAATTTGCCGAACAAGATAGGGTGATTGTTCAACTAGACCCTTTAATACGAGATGTGTCCGAAGATTTATCTCTACACATCGATCTCTTGCGGTTCTGCATCAACTTGAGATTAAGAGCAATAGAGAAACCTTTAAGACTTCGTTGTCTTAGAGCAGGCTCAAGACTCTCTTGCTTAGGTGTTAATAAAATCTCCAAGTTTTAA
- a CDS encoding DUF262 domain-containing protein, protein MQTNGLCSVSDLTGLTFKIPAYQRGYRWSEKEVKTLLEDIVDFIQESKQEEFYSLQPIVVRAVDEIYHVIDGQQRLTTIFLIVKYLDNKDLFSLVYETREKSFEFLHDIARRSKQEKNLNIDFYHFKMAYETIERFFEQTDHVKKQEFLSTLLNRCKVLWHESIDEEKEVFVRLNSGKIPLEEAENIKALFLAQPKGSHAEKEVAKRAKKWYEAEKKARDDRDFVYCVLASVDSRQIIEGEKPTLSDDLQRIVIYLKAIAPVNTPQKQGALFDYFYQKYKDKSMGEEWSKLEKAIDSLNGWARRKTSADVDDKKIFHYVGFLIYEGVSIASLYKKWVQIKDDQTIKLPKKALAAYLFEQIKNRMRSNIERREVLSYNEDNDKRTLLALLLLFNMECHIAKDVGYFQFNRFVLEQWTLEHVYAQNSESVVAQKELEGDIQESLKYRIIEWLKEVEKHLEEGALKEEIKKFLKKPPSLENFSKHLEKRGLLKKIDEAFLEDGKLHLLQNLTLLDKSSNSALGNLIFSKKQEKIRELDDQQKLIPIGTRMVFFKEFSKPERRSLDIFTKEDQEDYLEEIRKRLKAYIEDEGVQQ, encoded by the coding sequence ATGCAAACCAATGGCTTGTGTTCCGTGAGTGATTTGACCGGACTTACTTTTAAAATCCCTGCTTATCAAAGAGGGTATCGCTGGAGTGAAAAAGAAGTTAAAACCTTGCTTGAGGATATTGTAGATTTTATCCAAGAGAGCAAACAGGAGGAATTTTATAGCCTGCAACCTATTGTGGTTCGGGCAGTGGATGAAATCTATCATGTCATCGATGGGCAACAACGCCTCACCACGATTTTTCTAATCGTTAAATATCTTGACAACAAAGATTTATTCTCTCTTGTCTATGAGACAAGAGAGAAGAGTTTTGAGTTTTTGCACGATATTGCAAGGCGATCTAAGCAAGAGAAAAATCTTAATATCGATTTTTACCATTTTAAAATGGCTTATGAGACTATTGAGAGGTTTTTTGAACAGACAGATCATGTAAAAAAACAAGAATTTTTAAGCACTCTACTTAATAGGTGCAAAGTGCTATGGCATGAAAGCATAGATGAGGAAAAAGAGGTCTTTGTGCGCCTCAATAGCGGGAAAATTCCCTTAGAAGAGGCGGAAAATATCAAGGCGTTGTTTTTGGCCCAACCCAAGGGATCGCACGCAGAAAAAGAGGTAGCAAAACGAGCCAAAAAATGGTACGAGGCAGAGAAAAAAGCAAGAGATGATCGGGATTTTGTTTATTGTGTTTTAGCGAGCGTGGATAGTCGGCAGATTATAGAGGGTGAAAAGCCCACTCTGTCTGACGATCTCCAAAGAATTGTAATCTATTTAAAAGCCATTGCACCTGTTAATACTCCACAAAAGCAAGGCGCATTGTTTGATTATTTTTATCAAAAATATAAAGATAAATCTATGGGAGAGGAGTGGAGCAAACTAGAAAAGGCAATTGATAGCTTGAATGGTTGGGCTAGGAGAAAAACAAGCGCAGATGTGGATGATAAAAAGATTTTTCACTATGTGGGGTTTTTGATCTATGAGGGAGTTAGTATCGCCTCCTTGTATAAAAAATGGGTGCAAATCAAGGATGATCAAACCATCAAACTTCCTAAAAAAGCCTTAGCAGCTTATCTTTTTGAGCAAATCAAAAACCGCATGCGGTCTAATATAGAGAGACGCGAAGTTTTAAGCTATAACGAAGATAATGACAAGCGGACGTTATTAGCCCTCCTCTTGCTCTTTAACATGGAATGCCACATTGCTAAGGATGTGGGATATTTCCAGTTTAACCGCTTTGTGCTAGAACAATGGACTCTAGAACATGTCTATGCTCAAAACTCAGAAAGCGTAGTGGCACAAAAGGAGCTAGAGGGAGACATCCAAGAGTCCTTAAAATATAGGATCATAGAATGGTTAAAAGAAGTCGAAAAACACCTTGAAGAGGGAGCTCTCAAAGAGGAGATTAAAAAATTCTTAAAAAAACCACCGTCCTTAGAAAATTTTTCTAAACACTTGGAGAAGAGAGGATTGCTTAAAAAAATCGATGAGGCATTTTTAGAGGATGGGAAATTACACCTTTTACAAAACCTCACCTTGCTGGATAAAAGTTCCAATAGCGCATTGGGTAATCTCATTTTTAGCAAAAAGCAAGAAAAAATTAGAGAACTGGACGACCAACAAAAACTTATTCCTATTGGCACTAGAATGGTCTTTTTCAAAGAGTTTTCAAAACCGGAGCGTCGCAGTCTGGATATATTCACCAAAGAGGATCAAGAGGATTACTTAGAAGAAATCAGAAAACGTCTTAAGGCATATATCGAAGATGAAGGGGTGCAACAATGA